The following nucleotide sequence is from Pseudomonas putida S13.1.2.
GACGCCTACGCCGACCACCTGCAGGGCCTGTGCGCCGAGGCCGTGGAGGCGGGCGCACGCTTGCTGCTGCTGCCCGAATACGCCGGTCTGGTGTTGAGCGGCCAGCTGAGTGCCGAGCAACGGGGTGACCTGAAGGCTTCGATTGCCGGCATCCAGCCGTTGATCGAGCCATGGAGGGCGCTGTGCGAAAGCCTTGCCCGGCGCTGGGGAATCTACCTGCAACCGGGCAGCGTGCCGGTCCTGGACAGCGATGGGCGGTACCGTAACCGAGCCTGGTTGTTCGGCCCCAAGGGTGTGCTTGGCTATCAGGACAAGCTGATGATGACCCGGTTCGAACGCGAACAGTGGGGCATCGCTGCGGGCCAGGGCCTGCAGGTATTCGACACCGAGTTGGGGCGCCTGGGCTTCCTGATCTGTTATGACAATGAATTCCCCATGCTGGCCAGGCACCTGGCCGAGGCGGGTGCCGACCTGATCCTGGCCCCCAGCTGTACCGATACCGAGGCGGGTTACCACCGGGTACGCATCGGCGCCCAGGCGCGGGCTTTGGAGAACCAGATTGCGGTGTTGCAGAGCCCTACGGTGGGGCATGCGCCGTGGTCGCCGGCGCTGGACGAGAATATCGGGCGAGCAGGGTTGTTCGTTCCACCGGATCACGGGATGCCGGGGGATGGGGTGGTAGCGTTGAGCGAGGCACTGAGCCCGGCGTGCAGCCAGTGGCTGGTGTGTGAGGTGGACCTGGAGGAAGTGCGGCGGGTGAGGCGGGAAGGGCAGGTGTTTACCCGCAGGGACTGGCCGGAGCAGTTTGACAGAATCTTGTGAAGACAGCGGCGCCCGCACAGCAGGCGCCGCTGTTACATCAGGCTTACTTCACTTCGACGGCCAGGCTCTCGGCAATCTTGCTCTGCCACAGGGCAGGGCCAGTGATGTGTACCGACTCACCGTTGCTGTCTACGGCAACGGTAACCGGCATGTCCTTGACGTCGAACTCGTAGATCGCTTCCATGCCCAGCTCGGCGAAGGCCAGGACCTTCGACTTGCGGATGGCCTGGGCCACCAGGTAGGCAGCGCCGCCAACGGCCATCAGGTACACGGCCTTGTTGTCCTTGATCGCTTCGATGGCGGTCGGGCCACGCTCGGACTTGCCGATCATGCCCAGCAGGCCGGTCTGCTCGAGGATCTGGCGGGTGAACTTGTCCATGCGGGTAGCGGTGGTCGGGCCAGCTGGGCCTACCACTTCGTCACCGACCGGGTCGACCGGGCCTACGTAGTAGATGAAGCGGCCTTTCAGGTCCACCGGCAATTCTTCGCCCCGGTTGAGCATTTCGACCATGCGCTTGTGGGCGGCGTCGCGGCCGGTCAGCATCTTGCCGTTGAGCAAAATGGTTTCGCCCGGTTTCCAGCTGGCAACTTCTTCCGGGGTGATGTCGTCGAGGTTGACGCGGCGGGCACTTGGGCCGGCTTCCCAGACGATTTCCGGGTAGGCGTCCAGCGACGGCGCTTCCAGTTCGGCCGGGCCGGAGCCATCAAGCACGAAGTGGGCGTGTCGGGTGGCGGCGCAGTTGGGGATCATGCACACCGGCAGCGACGCGGCGTGGGTCGGGTAGTCCATGATCTTGACGTCGAGCACGGTGGTCAGGCCACCCAGGCCCTGGGCGCCGATGCCCAGCTGGTTGACCTTCTCGAACAGCTCCAGACGAATTTCTTCCAGGCGGTTCTGCGGGCCACGGGCTTTCAGTTCGTGGATGTCGATGGATTCCATCAACACTTCCTTGGCCATGACGGCGGCTTTTTCGGCGGTACCGCCGATGCCGATGCCCAGCATGCCAGGCGGGCACCAGCCAGCGCCCATGGTCGGGACGGTCTTCAGTACCCAGTCGACGATCGAGTCGGACGGGTTGAGCATGGCCATCTTCGACTTGTTCTCCGAGCCGCCGCCTTTGGCTGCGACATCGACCTCGACCTTGTCGCCGGGGACGATGGAGTAGTGGATCACTGCCGGGGTGTTGTCCTTGGTGTTCTTGCGCGCACCGGCCGGGTCGGCCAGGATCGAAGCACGCAGCACGTTTTCAGGCAGGTTGTAGGCGCGACGCACACCTTCGTTGATCATGTCGTCGACGCTCAGGGTGGCGCCGTCCCAGCGTACGTCCATGCCCACGCGCACGAACACGGTGACGATACCGGTGTCCTGGCAGATCGGGCGGTGGCCGGTGGCGCACATGCGCGAGTTGATCAGGATCTGGGCGATGGAATCGCGCGCAGCAGGCGACTCTTCACGCAGATAGGCCTCGTGCATGGCCTGGATGAAATCGACGGGGTGGTAGTACGAGATGAATTGCAGGGCGTCGGCGACGCTCTGAATCAGGTCGTCTTGCTTGATCACGGTCATGCAGCGCGCTCCTCTTAAAGACGGGAACATTCATAAAGACGCTCGACGGTGCCGACCAGCATGTCGAAACGCCTTGCAAGGCGCCGGCAGGTCAGGCCGACGGAAAAAGGCGCGGCAGTATAGCGCGCATCTGTGCCGGGCACACCTTTGGCCGGTGTGGACGATGGTCGGCAGTGGGCAGGCATCCTTTTTGCTGCCGGGTTGCGCGGCTGGCCGTAGAATCGATGGGGTGCAAAGCGCCCCCAACAATCTGAAGCGGGAAGAGATACCTGAACATGCCCGAAATTTGCGTGGGCGAGCGCCGCTGGGCGGTGCCGACTGGCAGCAACCTGCTCGATGCCCTGAACGAGGCTGGGTTGAATGTGCCCTACAGCTGCCGCGCCGGCAGTTGCCATGCCTGCCTGGTGCATTGCCTGGACGGGCTGCCAGCGGACGCCTTGCCCGAGGCATTGGCGCTGGATAAACACGCCCAGGGCTGGCGACTGGCTTGCCAGTGCCGGGTAGTGGGTGACCTGCGCGTGGCGGTGTTCGACCCGCAGCAGGATGGTATCCCCGCACAGGTTTGCGCACTGGACTGGTTCGGTGACGTGTTACGCCTGCGCCTGCGCCCGGTGCGAGCGCTGCGATACCAGGCGGGCCAGCATGTGGTGTTGTGGAGCGGGGCGGTAGCGCGGCCCTATTCGTTGGCAAGCCTGCCGGGGGAAGACGACTTCCTTGAATTTCATATCGACTGCCAGCGGCCAGGTGCTTTTTGCGACAAGGCCCGAGGGTTGAAGGTTGGCGACGCGATGCGCCTGGGGGAGCTCAGGGGCGGAGCGTTGCATTATGACCCGGACTGGCAAGGGCGACCGCTCTGGTTGCTGGCGGCGGGTACCGGGCTTGCGCCCTTGTGGGGCATTTTGCGCGAGGCGATGCGCCAGGGGCATCGGGGGGAGATCAGGGTGATGCATGTGGCGCATGGCCACGTTCAACATTACCTGGCTGAGCCGTTGCAGGCGATGGAGGGTGTGAGTGTCGAGTTGGTGCAAGCAGAGCAGTTTGATCAAGCGCTCGCGGCATTACGGCCGTCATCACGGCAGACGGTTGCACTGGTGTGTGGCTCGCCGACAAGTGTGGAGCGGTTTGCGCGGCGTCTATTTATTGCAGGTGTGCCAAGGAACCAGGTGTTTGCCGATGTGTTTGTCGAGCATGCCTGAATGAGAAGGGGCCGCAACGCGGCCCCCGGGGTAGATCAGCCGACCAGCGGATCACCGACATGCAGGATTTTCATGCCGTTGGTGCCACCGATGGTGTGGTAGCTGTCACCTTTGGTCAGGATTACCCAGTCACCCTGTTCCACCAGGCCGCGCTTGAGCAGTTCGTCGACTGCCGCCTGGCTTACCTTGTCGGCCGGCAGCGAGGCCGGGTCGAAGGCGATCGGGTAGACCCCGCGGAACATCGAGACGCGAGCCTGGGTAGCGCGGTGCGGCGACAGGGCGAAGATCGGCACGTGCGAACGCAGGCGCGACATGATCAGCGGGGTGTAGCCGCTTTCGGTCAGGGCGATGATCGCCTTCACGCCCGGGAAGTGGTTGGCGGTGTACATGGCCGCCAGGGCGATGCTTTCGTCGCAGCGCTCGAAGGTGGTGTGCAGGCGGTGGCTGGACTTCTGGTTGGTCGGGTGCTTTTCGGCACCTTGGCAAATCCGCGCCATGGCCTGTACGGCTTCGATCGGGTAGGAACCGGCAGCACTTTCGGCCGACAGCATCACCGCATCGGTGTTGTCCAGCACGGCGTTGGCCACGTCGGACACTTCAGCGCGGGTCGGCATCGGGTTCTGGATCATCGACTCCATCATCTGGGTCGCCACGATCACCGCCTTGTTGTTGCGGCGGGCGTGCTGAATGATCTTTTTCTGAATGCCGATCAGCTCGGCGTCGCCGATTTCCACACCCAGGTCGCCACGGGCAACCATCACCGCGTCGGAGGCGGCGATCAGCTTGTCGAGGGTTTCGTCGTCGGCAACCGCTTCGGCGCGTTCGATCTTGGCCACCAGCCAGGCGCTGCCGCCGGCCTCGTCACGCAGCTTGCGTGCGTATTCCATGTCGCTGGCGTCACGCGGGAAGGAAACGGCCAGGTAGTCCAGGTCCATTTCCGCGGCAAGCTTGATGTCGGCCTTGTCTTTTTCGGTCAGGGCCGGCGCGGTCAGGCCGCCACCTTTACGGTTGATGCCTTTGTGGTCCGACAGCGGGCCACCGATGATCACCACACAGTGCAGGGCATCTGCAGTGGCGGTTTCGACGCGCATGACCACACGGCCATCGTCGAGCAGCAGTTCGTCACCGACGCCGCAGTCCTTGACCAGGTCGGGGTAGTCGATACCGACGATGTCCTGGTTGCCTTCGGTCAGCGGGTGGGCGGTGGAGAAGGTGAACGTGTCACCGATCTTCAATTCGATGCGCTTGTTGGCGAACTTGGCGATGCGGATCTTCGGACCCTGCAGGTCGCCCAGCAGCGCGACATGGCGGCCGTTCTTGGCGGCGATGTCACGGATCAGGCGAGCGCGGGCCTTGTGCTCGTCCGGGGTGCCGTGGGAGAAGTTCAGGCGTGCCACGTCCAGGCCGGCAAGGATCAGTTGCTCGATCACTTCCGGCGAGTTGCTGGCGGGGCCAAGGGTGGCGACGATTTTGGTACGGCGGATGGTCATGCACAGACTCCTATAGTGAAGCGCAGCGAAAGGCTACTCCTGAATCTCGCTGTAGTCATTGTTCCGTTGCACTACCTGCGACCAAGGCAGGGTGGCATTTGAACGGTCGGGGTATGCTTGCAAAAGCCTGTGAAGATTTGTGGGCGTTGGCCGATACACAGGCATCAAAGGAGATACCCATGCGAGCCCTGATCGTTTTAGCCCTGGCGGCCAGCGCCGTCGGCTGCACCCGCTGGTCCATGGACCACCACCTGAACAATGCCTACCGCGCCTACGACCGTGGCGACTGCGCACGGGTCATGCTGGAGCTGTCGCAGGTCGACCGCACCAGCCGTTCGCGGCCGTTCATCCATCCGGAGGTGTCGCTGCTGCGTGGCCAGTGCCTGGAGCGCCAGGCGCTTTACGTGGACGCCGCGCAGACTTACCAGTACCTGATCCAGAAGTACCCGGGCAACGAGTACGCCTATCGTGCCCGGGCGCGCCTGCAGACTCTTGAAAAACTTGGCCATGGCCGTAGCGGCGAAGCGGCTGTGGCCAACCCGGTGACGACCACACCTTGGCGATAACACCAAGGTGTGATTTATTTCACGAGATTTGCGGCGCGCCCTGCGCTAATCTGTAACTCAGCTGTTACAACAACCGCCAGTACCTTGTATTCCTGGCATCAGGTACGGAATACACTCGCGATCATGTTCAACAAGCGCCACATCGAACGCCATCAACTGCCTTGCGTCCTCAAGGTATTCAACCGTTTTACCGGTCAAGAAATCGGCCAGCTGGGTAATGCCTCCGAGGATGGCCTGATGGTAATCAGCCAGCTGCCTGTGCTGGTAGGGCCCGATTACGAACTGCAATTGCGCTTGCCGCTGGTCGGCGGCGGGCATCAGTTCGTCAACCTGACCGCCAGTTGCCTGTGGTGCCGCGAAGACCAGACGCCCGGGCACTACGATTCGGGCTTCATGCTGTTGCAGGCCCCCCGCGAATTTGACGAGTTCGTGCGCTCACTGCGCGATTATTTCAGTTTCCTTCCTGCCAACGCTTCTGTCTGAGGCTGCGCTAGAATCGGGTCGACCTTGATACAGGACGACCCCGTGACCTCAAGCATTTTCTGGCACGACTACGAAACCACCGGCATCAACCCGCGTTGCGACCGGCCGTTGCAGGTGGCCGGCGTGCGCACCGATTTCGACCTTAACGAAATCGACGAGCCGATCAGCCTTTATTGCCGGCCTTCCGACGACATCCTGCCACACCCGGCGGCTTGCCTGGTGACTGGCATCACCCCGCAATTGCTGGCCGAACAAGGCCTGTGCGAGGCCGAGTTCATGACCCGGGTGCATGCGCAACTGGCGCAGCCGGGTACCTGTGGCGCTGGCTACAACACCCTGCGCTTCGACGATGAAGTGACCCGCTACAGTTTGTACCGTAATTTTTTCGACCCGTACGCACGGGAGTGGCAGGGCGGCAACAGCCGCTGGGACCTGATCGACATCGTGCGAACCGCCTACGCCTTGCGCCCTGACGGTATTCAATGGCCGCAACAGGATGGGCGCACCAGCTTGCGCCTTGAACTGCTGAGCAAGGCCAATGGCATTGACCATGGGCATGCCCACGAGGCGCTTTCCGACGTGCGGGCAACCATTGCCCTGGCCCGTCTGATTCGGCAAAAACAGCCCAAGTTGTATGACTGGCTCTTCCAGTTGCGCAGCAAGCATAAAGTGATGGAGCAGATCCGTTTGTTGCAGCCACTGGTGCATATATCCGGGCGCTTTTCGGCGGCGCGTAATTACCTGGGTGTCGTATTGCCATTAGCCTGGCACCCGCGTAATCGCAATGCGCTGATCGTCTGCGACTTGCATCAGGAATCCCTACCGTTACTACGGGAAAGTGCTGAGGATCTACGCCAGCGCTTGTATACCCGTCACGAAGCGCTGGCCGAGGGTGAATTACCGGTGCCGCTCAAACTGGTGCAGATCAATCGCTGCCCGGTACTGGCGCCACTGTCGGTATTGCGCCCGGCCGATCAACAACGATTGGGCCTGGACTTGACGTTGTTACAATTGCGCGGCGAAGAGTTGGCTAATCAACAGGCGCAATGGCAAGACAAGCTGGCGCACATCTACGGCAAGGATGACTTCGCCCCAAGTGAAGACCCGGAACAACAGTTGTATGACGGTTTTGTGGGGGACCGCGACCGCCGTTTATGCGAGCAAGTGCGTACGCTGGAACCCGCGCAGTTGGGCCATGGGCAGTGGATGTTCGATGACCCGCGTTTACCGGAATTGCTGTTCCGCTATCGGGCGCGTAACTTCCCAGAAACCTTGACCCGCGAAGAACGCCAGCGCTGGTATGGCTTCTGTCAGCAGCGCCTGAGTGACCCGCAGTGGGGAGCACCCAATACGCTGGGCGACTTCGAGAAGGCGCGTCAGCAAGCCTGGGAGGGCGCTGACGAGGCGGGCCGGCGTGTGCTGGAAGCTTGGCAAATGCATGCCCGGCAATTGCAGGAACAATTTGCAATTGGCTGACAGCAGGGCAAACAAAAACGCCGGCAATAGGCCGGCGTTTTTGTTGCGTTAAGCAAAAGGCGAATGCGGACAATCAGTCCAGCAGGGTTGCCCAGCTCTCGACCACATCACCACCCCAAGTGGCTTTCCACTCTTTCAGGGTCTTGTGGTTGCCGCCTTTGGTTTCGATCACTTCACCGTTGTGCGGGTTTTTGTATTGCTTGACCTTGCGCGCGCGTTTGGTAGCAGTGGTCTTGACTGCGCCGCGAGGTGCCTTGCTCAGTTTCGACTCTGGGTCGAGCAGGGCAATCACGTCGCGCAGCGACTTGGAGTACTCGCCCATCAGCGTGCGTAGTTTGCCTTCGAACTCCAGTTCTTTCTTCAGCTTGTCATCCTGCGACAGGTTGGCCAGGCGGGCCTGAAGTTCCTTGATGGCTTCTTCGGTAGCGCGGTACTCGTTGATCAGGGACATGGAGAGTTCCTTAATGCGTGTTCAGAAATGTGTGGGGCAATAATAGACAGGCGATACCCGCAAGTAAACATGATATTGGGCAATTAACTGTTAATTAAGCTGTGACAACATTTCTCTGCGTGAACAAAAATTTACTTAAAACCCCTGTATTTCGTCATGTCTGTCAGACAATGCCTGCGCCGCGTATGGCGACCGGCATACGTCATCGCGCCTGCGATCAATACTGCGTTTTTTCGGGCGGGCCGCTAGAATAGGCGTCTTTGCGAAGTTCTGGAGTCTCATTCATGCGCACCTATCGTCTGGTGATCGCCTGCCCCGACCGTGTAGGCATCGTGGCGAAAGTCAGTAATTTCCTGGCCTTGTACAATGGCTGGATCAACGAAGCCAGCCACCATTCTGATGAGCAGAGCGGCTGGTTCTTCATGCGCCATGAGATCCGCGCCGAATCGCTGCCGTTCGGTATCGAAGCCTTCCGCGAAGCGTTTGCGCCCATCGCCGAAGAGTTCTCCATGACTTGGCGTATTACCGACTCGGCGCAGAAAAAGCGCGTGGTACTGATGGCCAGCCGCGAGTCGCACTGCCTGGCCGACCTGCTGCACCGCTGGCACACCGATGAGCTGGATTGCGAGATCCCATGCGTGATTTCCAACCACGACGACCTGCGCAGTATGGTCGAGTGGCACGGCATTCCGTTCTTCCACGTGCCGGTCGACCCCAAGGACAAGGCACCGGCCTTTGCCGAAGTGTCGCGCCTGGTCCAGGAGCACGCCGCCGATGTGGTGGTGCTGGCCCGTTACATGCAGATCCTGCCGCCGCAACTGTGCCGGGACTTTGCTGAAAAGGTGATTAACATTCACCACAGCTTCCTGCCGTCGTTCGTCGGTGCCAAGCCCTACCACCAGGCCGCCCTGCGTGGCGTGAAACTGATCGGCGCGACTTGCCACTACGTTACCGAAGAGCTGGACGCCGGCCCGATCATCGAGCAGGACGTGGTGCGTGTCAGCCATGCCGATAGCATCGAGGACATGGTCCGCTTTGGCCGTGATGTGGAAAAGATGGTGCTGGCCCGTGGCCTGCGTTATCACCTGGAAGACCGGGTCCTGGTACATGGCAACAAGACTGTCGTTTTCGATTGATGATGCAGGGGCTGCTTTGCAGCCCATCGCCGGCAAGCCAGCTCCCACTTGAAGCGCATAGACTTCAAGTCATGTGCAGTCCCTGTGGGAGCTGGCTTGCCGGCGAAAGGGGCGCAAAGCGCCCCCGGCAATCTTGAAAGGAACACTGATGGCCAAACAACGCAACACCCCCACCGCCTCACCACCTCCCACCCTTGGCGAAGGTTGCCTGGCCCGCTACGACCCCGATGCCCTGGAGGATGCTGACGGCACCGACTTCCCCGGCGCTGCCGAACTCTGGCAACAGCTCAACCCGCCTGACGCCGCCAGCGCTCCAGCAACGGACGCGCCAGCAGGCACACAAACACCGGCCCACCCGCCAGCAGATAAAAGTAGTAAGTAACTGCCCGCCATATCAGGATCGCCGCCGCTGCGGTCGAACTGCCCACCCATGGCGTCAGCAGGCTGGCCGAAGTCAGCTCGGCGGCACCGGCGCCGCCTGGCAGCAGGCTGAACTGGCCGGCACTGAGCGACAGCATCTGCACCAGAAAACTGGGGATCCAGGCCAGGTCCACCCCCAACCCCCTCAAGACCAGATACAACACGCTGTAACGCAGGCCCCAGTGGGCGCAGGTCAGGGTGAACACAAGGGTGAGCGTGCGCTTGGGCAGTTGCCAGGTCTGCGCCAGGGCGTGGATGAAGTGCAACAGTTTGCGTGCCCAGTGGCGTTTGCGCTGCTGGCTCATGCCCAGGCGCCGCAGTAGCCTGCCGTTCAAGCGCATTACCTGACGGCGGTAGCGCAGCAGCCCCGCCAGCCCGGCCAGTGCAGTGCACAGTAACAGCGCACTGCCCAGCAACATGCTTTCCTGGCTGCGCCCCAGGCTGTGGAACAGCGCGTAGCCGGCTATCGCCAGCATGGCGCAGAAGAAGAACACCAGGTCGTTCAACTGGTCCATGGCGAATACAGCGCCGCTGCGTGCCGGGCTGATGCGGTCACGCGCCAGCAGGGCCATGAGGGTCAAGGGCCCGCCGCTGCCGCCGGGGGTGGTGCAGATGGCAAATTCGGTGGCCATTACCACGCCCAAGCTACGCAGGGGCCCAAGCCTGGCACCTTGCTGGCCGAGCAACAGGCGCAAGCGGATGGCGTTGATGGCCCAGCACAGCAGGATCATGCCCAGCAGGGTGAGCATCAGCACAGGGTCGAAGCGTTGTAGCCTCGGCAGCAGCTCGCTGCCACCGAGCAGGATCGGCACCAGCATGGCAGCGAGCAGCGCCAGGCCAAGCCAGGCCAGGCGGTTCATGCGTTGGCCTTGCGGTCCAGCCAGGCCGACTTGGTCAGTGGCTCGCGGCCTTGAGCCAGCAAGCTGCGCAAGGTGTTCAGCCAATAGTCACGCGATGTACGGTGGCGCATGTCCACCGGGTGCAGGCCCAGACGCAGGGTCTCGGCGTTGCGCCAACGGTGGCATTGCCAGTCGCACAGTACCCTGGAAAGCCCACGGCGCCAGGCGCTGCGGGCACTCCACACCAGCCCCGGGGCTTCGATCGCGGTGAAGTCCGGCAAGCGGTACAGGTGCTGCGGTGTGCTGGTGTAACGCAGGGGCAGGCGGCGCAGGGCCTGGCGGGTGCCTTCGCTCATCAGCCAGGCTGGCGCGACAAAGCCGGCTACAGGCCAACCGTGCTGGTGGAACAGTGCCAGGCCGCGTTCCAGCCGTTGCAGGGCCTGCTGCTGGTCAAGGCCGTAGAACTCACCTTCGTGGGTGTAGATACGGCGCATGAAGTAATCGCCGGGCGTGCGTGGCGGCGGGCCGTTGTCAGCATGGTAATAACCGTGCAAGGCCAGTTCGTCGCCTTGGGCCAGGCGCCGGTCAAGCAGACGACAGAAGGTGGGTGAACGCAGCAGCAGGTTGCGCTGGTGAAAGTCCGGCACCACCAGCCAAGTCATGGGGATGCCACCGAGGGTGTCAACGGCCTCGACGAAGGGTTGGTAGTCTGGCCAGGTCTCGGGCGCAACATCATGCAGCACCAGCATCAGGCTGCGTGATGCCGGCCGTACCTCAGCCATGGGCACGCACCTGCAGGGGATGGCCGAGCACCGCGTGGTAGTGCTGCAGCAGGCCGCAGACTACGTTGTCCCATGAATAATGCTGCTCCACGTGGTGGCGGGCCTGCGCCCCGAGTTTGCGTACGCCGGCTTCGAACGCCTCGCGCACGGCCGCCGCCATGGCCTGGCCATCGTTGGGACGGCACAGGCGCCCACACTGTTCGTTGACGATTTCGCCGAAGGCACCGGCGCGCACGGCGACCACGGGGGTGGCGCTGGCCATCGCTTCAAGAATGACCAGGCCAAAGGTTTCCTGGTCCCCGGCGTGTACAAGCAAGTCGGCACTGGCCAGCAGTCGGGCAACTTCCGGCGCAGGGCAGAAGTGGTTGATCACGCTGACGTTGCGCGGCACGTTGGCCGGCATGTTCGAGCCCACCAGCAACAGGTGGTAGGCGCCACCCAGCTGTTGCATGCAGTCGAGCAGCACTGGCAGGTTCTTTTCCCGCGAGCCGCGGCCTGCATAGATCAGCAGGCGGGTGGTGTCGGCTATGCCCAGCTCCGCGCGCAGGTGCGGGTCGCGCTGGTCAGGGTTGAAGGTGGCCAGGTCCACGCCCAGGCGCTGCACATGCACATCGCGCACACCCAGGCGGCGCAGTTTGTCGGCCATGACCTGGCTGGGTGCCAGTACCCGGTCGAAATTGCCGTACAGCTTGCTGACATAGGCCTCGACATTGGGCGTGAACCAGTTGCCCATGCGGTTGCTGACCAACAACGGCAGGTCGGAATGGTAGAAGCCGATTACCGGCACATCGAGTTGACGGCGTGCCTCCAGGGCTGCCCAGGCGGTCAGGTAGGGGTCGCCGACTTCGATCAGGTCGGGCCTGAGCCGGCGCAGTTCACTGCACCAGGGGGCCAGGCGCACCGGGAAGCGGTAACCCTTGCCGAATGGCAGCGGCGGGGCGGGTACCTGATAGATGCCATCGGCGTGCTGTGCACTGGCACCGGGGATCAGCAGGCTGTGGCGTACTCCGTGAATGGCGTCGAGGCGGCGGTGTTTGGCATCAAGATAGGTACGTACGCCGCCGCTGGCCGGGGCGTAGAACATGGTGATGTCGGCGATGTGCACGATCAGCATCCCTCCAGGATCATCTTCGGTCTGTCATCCGGCGATGACGCGCCTACAGGTTGACCTGTGTGAAGGATAGTTTGTTCGATCGGGGTTTGACGGCCCAAGGCTGGGGAGTGGTGTGGGTTTGTTCGCGGGCACGCCCGCTGCCAAAAAGGCTGCA
It contains:
- a CDS encoding glycosyltransferase family 4 protein, producing MLIVHIADITMFYAPASGGVRTYLDAKHRRLDAIHGVRHSLLIPGASAQHADGIYQVPAPPLPFGKGYRFPVRLAPWCSELRRLRPDLIEVGDPYLTAWAALEARRQLDVPVIGFYHSDLPLLVSNRMGNWFTPNVEAYVSKLYGNFDRVLAPSQVMADKLRRLGVRDVHVQRLGVDLATFNPDQRDPHLRAELGIADTTRLLIYAGRGSREKNLPVLLDCMQQLGGAYHLLLVGSNMPANVPRNVSVINHFCPAPEVARLLASADLLVHAGDQETFGLVILEAMASATPVVAVRAGAFGEIVNEQCGRLCRPNDGQAMAAAVREAFEAGVRKLGAQARHHVEQHYSWDNVVCGLLQHYHAVLGHPLQVRAHG
- a CDS encoding DUF2334 domain-containing protein, whose amino-acid sequence is MAEVRPASRSLMLVLHDVAPETWPDYQPFVEAVDTLGGIPMTWLVVPDFHQRNLLLRSPTFCRLLDRRLAQGDELALHGYYHADNGPPPRTPGDYFMRRIYTHEGEFYGLDQQQALQRLERGLALFHQHGWPVAGFVAPAWLMSEGTRQALRRLPLRYTSTPQHLYRLPDFTAIEAPGLVWSARSAWRRGLSRVLCDWQCHRWRNAETLRLGLHPVDMRHRTSRDYWLNTLRSLLAQGREPLTKSAWLDRKANA
- a CDS encoding lysylphosphatidylglycerol synthase transmembrane domain-containing protein; translation: MNRLAWLGLALLAAMLVPILLGGSELLPRLQRFDPVLMLTLLGMILLCWAINAIRLRLLLGQQGARLGPLRSLGVVMATEFAICTTPGGSGGPLTLMALLARDRISPARSGAVFAMDQLNDLVFFFCAMLAIAGYALFHSLGRSQESMLLGSALLLCTALAGLAGLLRYRRQVMRLNGRLLRRLGMSQQRKRHWARKLLHFIHALAQTWQLPKRTLTLVFTLTCAHWGLRYSVLYLVLRGLGVDLAWIPSFLVQMLSLSAGQFSLLPGGAGAAELTSASLLTPWVGSSTAAAAILIWRAVTYYFYLLAGGPVFVCLLARPLLERWRRQAG